The genomic interval GGTCACTCGATGCGCAGCAGGCGAAGGCACGACGCCATCGCCTTGTGCCAGGGCGTCGAACAGGTTGGCAGGTCTTCGAGCGGCGGATGAGCCGCTCGCGGAAGCGTTCGCCCACACGTGCGAAGGCAGCGGACAAAGCCACTGCACGAGAACCCGGCGCTCGTCCCGCCGTTCGCCCGTTTCGGTTGCAGAGACCGGGCGCGCGTTCACTCGATCCGGCGAGTCGTGCAGCACGTGGCAACGGAGCCATTCCGCGGCCGACCATGCGGATGGAAATTCCGCCAGGATGCGCTCCAGGATCTCCAGTTCATCCCGCCGAAGGGAAAGATGAGGCCAAGACACGCAGAGGACGGACGGACGAGGGACGCGCAGGATAACGCGCGGTGCGTGACCTACCGGGTCCTGATGCAAGATCTCGACGCCAGAAGGGAGCGTGTAGATCGGCGGCTCGAGCGAGAGCGCTTCCACGAGAGCGTGAAGCGCGCCGCCGAGACTTGGCGAGTGAAGGCGCATGCGGGTGGCGGTGGCGACGAGCGCGCGCAAGAGCCGCCACGGCGAAGGGGGCCATTCCATTTCCGATTCCAAGGGCTTGTCGAAAGGCACGGGGTGCGCGCCTGCGGCAAAACGGAAAGCGATGCCGATCACGGTGCCACTTCCCTCTCTGCATGATTCGCGCATGGGGATGGCGCGAGCGTGGAGCGAAGGCGACGCGGATCTCCCATTTATTTCCCAATTCTCAGAAACCTTGATGGGAAATCGAGCATCCGGCGGACGCCAAAAGCTGGGGCCATCCTGGGATGGAAGACAAGGGGGTCCTGCGCTCGATGCTCCGAAGGACAGCCTGACGCACCCATCGTAGTCTTCCTGGGATTGGGCGTCAAGGTCTTCAGCGGGCCACCATCGTTCAATTTTGGTCCATTCGACGACGGATCCCTAGGGACGGTTGCGCTTTCCTGCTCATTTTTCATTTGTTATGCTATTTCATATGCGAATCAATCATCCGCCACCCTCCGAGGAGGATCTCATGTCTCAACTTGTGACACACGCATTCGACGACGCCACAGCCCTTTCGTTTGACGGCCGGCAGTTTCACGGACAGGTCAAGGCCGAATACTACAACATGGTGGGGCCGTTTGGCGGCATCACCGCGGCCACCATGCTCAAAGCCGCCATGTCCCATCCCGAACGCCTTGGCCAACCGCTCGCGCTGACGGTGAACTTCGCGGCGCCCGCCAAGGTGGCGCCGTTCGTCATCGAAGCGGTGCCCGTCCGCACAAACCGCTCGACGCAGCACTTCACGCTGACCATGATGCAGGACGGCGAAGTGGTCACCACCGCCACTGCCGTGTTCGGCATCCGGCGCGAATCCTGGTCGCACACCGAGGCCGTCATGCCCGACGTGCCGCCGCCAGCCGACGTGCCGAGATTCGTCGCGCCCGCACCGCTCCCGTGGATGCAGTGGTACCACGTTCGCCTCATCCGAGGCTCGGCGTTCGACGAGGTTCAGGACGCCACCACCTACCAGTGGATGCGCGACGATCCGCCGCGCCCGCTCGATCACGCCGCGCTCGCCGCGCTCTGCGACACGTTCGTGCCGCGCGTCTACGTGAAGCTGAAGCGGCCCGTTCCCATCGGCACCGTGACGTTCACGGTGTACTTTCTCGCCGACCCGGAGACCATTTTCCGCCAAGGCACAAACGAGCTGCTCGGCGTCGCCCGCGCCACCGGCTTTTCCCACGGCTACTTCGACCAAATCGGCGAAGTGTGGTCGCAGGACGGCGACCTCTTGGCGACCACGACGCAGCTCGTGTACATGAAGGCCCCCGTCAGCGGCTCTTCATGAGCAGCTCGATGGCCTCTTGGATGACGTGCTCCGCGGAGCCCTTGCCCGCCAGCTCTTCGCGGATGCACTGCTCCATGTTTTCGCCGACGACGTACATGATGACGCGATCGACCGCCGTGCGGATGGCCGTGAGCTGGTTCACGACCTCTTTACAGCTCTTGCCCTGTTCCATCATGCCGATGACGCCGCGCACCTGCCCTTCGATGCGCTTCAGGCGGTTCTTCATCTGATCGTTGTATTCCATAGGAATCCCACCTTTGTCGCCACAATGTCGGATGGGCGGCCTCGCGTAAGCCGCCCTCAGTGGATCAAGATACTGATGTTATCGTACAACATGTAAAGTGCAACAAGCACGAGGATCGAGCCGAAGATGGTCTGCAACAGCGACTTTCGGTTGCCCAATTTCGACGAGACGAGCGTACCGAAAAACCCTCCGGCGATCCCGCCGAGCACGTACAGCAGAAACACGTTCCACGCCACAAGTCC from Alicyclobacillus acidocaldarius subsp. acidocaldarius DSM 446 carries:
- a CDS encoding acyl-CoA thioesterase, with the protein product MSQLVTHAFDDATALSFDGRQFHGQVKAEYYNMVGPFGGITAATMLKAAMSHPERLGQPLALTVNFAAPAKVAPFVIEAVPVRTNRSTQHFTLTMMQDGEVVTTATAVFGIRRESWSHTEAVMPDVPPPADVPRFVAPAPLPWMQWYHVRLIRGSAFDEVQDATTYQWMRDDPPRPLDHAALAALCDTFVPRVYVKLKRPVPIGTVTFTVYFLADPETIFRQGTNELLGVARATGFSHGYFDQIGEVWSQDGDLLATTTQLVYMKAPVSGSS
- a CDS encoding metal-sensitive transcriptional regulator, which translates into the protein MEYNDQMKNRLKRIEGQVRGVIGMMEQGKSCKEVVNQLTAIRTAVDRVIMYVVGENMEQCIREELAGKGSAEHVIQEAIELLMKSR